One Vicia villosa cultivar HV-30 ecotype Madison, WI linkage group LG5, Vvil1.0, whole genome shotgun sequence genomic window, ACTAGGCaaaccttttttcaaaagattacTCTTTGTGGGCAGGATATCTCTAAGGACTCGCCACAGAAAGTTCTTAACTCTAGGATTCACCTGCAATTTCCAAACTTGCTTCCAGATTCGCGGTCTCCCATTAGTCGAGGGTCCAGGATTTAATTTGCGACGTTGCTCCCCTAACCAGTGGTATGCCGATTTAACCGAATATAAGCCATCAATTTCGTGGTGCCAAACCAATTTGTCTTCAGGGGGTTATGAGAAAGAGTAATGCTACTGATATGAAGGACTTCGATAGGGCTGAAGTTTTCCCGCAGCATATCCAAATTCCAACAGGCCAAATCTGCATTGATGAGGGCGAAACCATGAGCGATTgagattattaaaataaattaaatccaTAAAATAAATTCCAATGAAATTGAAAAAGAAGAACTTTCTAATTTATGAAGAGAGAAAATATAGAGAACGAAACCATGAGCGATTGAGTGAGAGAAACTTCTGCGAGCAATCAATTGAGAGCGAGAAAAACTTTAGAGAATAATCAAAAGAGAGCGAAGCAAAATAGATCATGCGAGAGAACAAAATCTTGTGCCTTTTAGGGAGATCATGAGAGAGCATGGCGTTTCAGGATGAAGAGGTTAGTCTTCTTAATCAAGCAAAAGATATGGAGAGTTGAATTTAAGTCTTGTTGTGAGAGTTAAATTCATGTCGTGAGCTGAATTTGTTTTACGTTTTTGTCTCTAgtatttcttcttttttattttatgtcttttctgttagaacatagtttggttctaatcatattttagtgttttgatgataacaatcaGAACTTGACAAATATGCAAAGCTGGAGAAACTCAAGAGATACTCAAGTCTTAAGgcaacttctgatactgcaccAAACCGCTGTGAACACATCTATAACAGAAGCTGAAATGCAAGGCTGAACAGAAGATCACGAAGACTGATTCAAAATAATGTCgttaaagacataatcattagtaaaacggctgcaacactccaaaagtgcaattcataaggttgattgaagaagctatccacatgcaaatccttggagaaaacaaaagctaagataacacgcaaaccatttaatgttGCGTACAAGAGTTGAAGTTAACgggcaaaaatcttgaagttataTATATtcatgatcttttgaatcaaacaaCAGCTATCACACACGAGAACATCATTACTCTGAAAAAAATCATCAAGGGTGAAGAAAACTCTCTGAAGCAAAAACTCTCATATTCATATTCTTAGTTCATAACTTTGaacttaatcttagtgaaatatcacagtggtgATTACAACTTTTTATAAGCAACCCTATACACTGTCATCAGAAGTTACGTAGTAACTGAGTTCTTGAGAGACCGGTTGGGttagaagtctcaagaagtctatgactagttgagtcttagaagtcAGTTAGTCACAAACGGTTGGTTTGTGCAtgattgttagtcaccagcagtttggctcgtgcactgtattgtgagtcacgacggttggtcgtgcaagtgtaatcaggttctgattatagtgaaTTAAGGTctcgttgagagaggcaaatcaccttgttgagggtggaatggaggtagccttattgagaaggtgaaccaagataaaaataaccgTGTTCTGTCTATCTTTCCTTCAAACGAAAAAgaatcacttattcaaccccttctaagtgttttctcaaccttcattttcattcttttttaaattatctctactttttattttattttagtctttcgcattttttaatttttaattttaataatatttgtcAATTATGAATATAATTTTTATCCGAAACATTTAatagttttttgtttgtaatgtgTGGAGGTAAAGTGAAGTAGAAAAAACGTATATCTAAATTGTACCAAAGGCCTAAGCCGTATTTTAAGaagatttatttaaatttgtcaCATTTACCTGCAATTTAACAACGATTAAACCatctatatttaaaatattactgACACACCAAAACCGTGGGTAAAACTTGTGGATAATTTTTTTAACCAAAACCGTGTGTAAAACTTgtggataatttttttttgtagtgtaacACACTTAAATGAAATTTGAGAACACAAAAAGAAGTAATGAAATGTACACAAATTTcataattataagttttttttttgacaaaagcaAGCTCAACGCATTTCATTCAAGATAATAGATTGAATACAAGGAGGATTCACGTTTGTAACACTAcatctagaccaagaattggccaCCTTCACAAGGGAGTGGGCAACCGAATTCACTTGACGCTTAACGAACttcacctcaaagtttgaagaaatatGTAACAAGTTTCTAATATACATAATAATTAAACTAAACTCAGAATCACCCTTATGATTAGAGTGGATGGCTTGAACCACATGCCGAGCGTCGCTTTCAAAGATGACATTTTCCAAATGCAAAGCTATAGCACTTTCAATAGCTTCTTTAATGGCTGAAGCTTCCGCTTCAAGAATGGAGAGAGTACCAATATCCCAAGCAACTCCTGCAACAACAAAATTTCCACTTTTATCCCGCACACACCAACCTCCGTTAGTTGTCCCCCACTGTTTATTAAACCTCGCATCCACATTGCACTTTAACCATCCTTTCGGTGGCGGGTTCCAACTAGTGACATTCTGAAGATTTTCATTTCTCTCCTGATTTCTTTGAGCCATAAACCAATCATGCCAATTATGAAACGCAATCAAGCCCAACTTGGATGCTTCCTCCTTCTCATTATGCCAAATAAGATCATTTTTATTCTTCCAAATTACATTCATCACAACTGCAAATCTCCCTGCAACCTTCCTATCCTCCAAGCTACAAAAATCAAGAATAAGGGATTTTGCATCGTTAAAATATCGAAGTCTAGGGTTGAGGAGATTGGACAAACCTACTGCCCTTCAACACCGGATAGAAGTATCACACTCAAAGAAAATATGCCAATCATCTTCATCGTGATTCTCACAAAACTAACACGCTGACGGGCAAGGGATGAAATGTTGACGAAGTTTGATACGCGTTGGTAAGCAACCCCTACATATTCTTCACAACAAATGTTTTGCTCTAGCGGGAGCTTTTATGTTCCAAAGACTACTCCAATCCTCCTTTATACTGTCATTATTATGTCTCACAAAAGACCTCCTCCACAATCTGTATCCCGAACAAACACTATACACACCATTTTGTTCTTCTTTCCAAATCAACCTATCCTTCACTACCTCCTTCAACAAAGGGACCTGTAAGATGTCTTCATAAGCTACATGATCAAATAAATCTCTTATCAGTCGCATATCCCATTGTTTCTCATTTAGCAACATCAACTTTTTAACGGTAATATCATACGTACCTTGCTTTTGGGGTCCAATAAGACAACCTTCTCTTCTTCCCCTAAGCCAAGGTTCATTCATTGCCATAATTTGACTACCATCTCCTATACTCCACCTGCAACCCAACATTAAGACTTCTCTAGCCTTCCACAAACTTCTCCAAACAAAACTAGGATTAAACCCGATATTTGCATCGAAAAAAGAAGTATTAGGGTAATACCTTGCTTTGAAATTTTTTGAGACAAGCGTGTGTGGTTTGCTTATCAAGTTCCATCCTTGTTTTGCTACCATAGCCATATTGAAAGCTTTCAGATATCTAAAACCCAATCCACCTTCCTTCTTTGTATTTGTTAATTTATCCCACGACATCCATCTTATACCCCTAGTATTATTATTTCCTCCTCCCCACCAGAAAGAATTCAACAtctcactacaacacggaagggcttttaaagcgctatttatgggctttaagagcgcttaaaagcgctgtgaaagccagcgctggcgtaggtaacaaaagcgcttcaaaaagcgctctggtaggccccccctttaagagcgctttttcaagaaaagcgctctgataccccccctatgagagcgctttttctggaaaaagcgctctgatagccacccctataagagcgcttttccaaaagcgctttcgtatgttgcgtttttttttatgctttttattatttctaaacctgcacttttggcagcaatatttcagaacctgtaatttactattttttggcagtattttttcatgaacctataatttatcatttcaaatcgatatataccattataatcgatatcgattatatacaaaaaaagtattatattatataccattaatgtaaatcaaaatacatatatacatatttctaaaccaaaacaactaaaccaattcacatatttctaaaccaaaacaactaaatgggaaacaacttccgagttcttatgcaaccaatgtacgcttcctgtattatctggagctatgttgtattgatgctttagtggagaaccagtagtcacctgagctatgttgtattgtgtcacagaatatgaatcaaataactgtaccccgaacgatcctgccacagaagacttcggggtacattacttgattcatattctgtggaacataatcggcaggggcacattgtgttctatcctttaccagtccatccactgtttgaagctcaacctacaatagaaaaacgtgattatttacacaacattcacattctcaatattttctctatcaaccaaaaatttcctcatctccgaacaaaagacaaaatagttaataaaaatagtgctataccagaacaacaaccaatttataagaaatcaattaacaaccacatgcacataaaaatagtttttgataaaagaacaagtcaattgagccaacaaccaaaaaccctaaaaaaaatcagccgtagagccgtagagccaacaaccaaaaaccctaaaaaaaattctgttcatcatcttcgaaaaacctctccagaaactataaatacattgttcatattcatccaacaacaatcacaatacacagccgcaaacactaaccaaaaccctaattgttcatctttctcatacacgcaaaccattcatcagaaacaaaaccattcacaaatcatcatcaaacataaccagacaaacactcatcaaacccaaacatttgttcatcactttcctaatcaaacaaacccttcagaaatttgagagaggaagagagaataagaaataaactcagaaaggtctcacccggttttggtttgtagattcagaatcgaaaccgaactcaacaacaacacgaacctcaactcaccataaactcgtgtgttttggatctgaaaggaagaagaacggcggaggttgctagggtttcggagagaggacggcggagcaacgaaggaagaagaaagatctgaaacaaaacgcgtgtgtttgtaaaatatataattttttaaatgggctaccagagcgcttttcaaaagcgctttaataacaccccctaccagagcgcttttatcccaaaagcgctttcgtagcacccaccctataagagcgcttttaaaagcgctttcataaccccctaccagagcgctttttaaaagcgctctcataccccccctaccagagcgctttttaaaagcgctctcataactccccctactagagcgctttttttgcatcatttttccttgtttattaattttgtttttagcgagccctacgagagcgcttttgctaaaagcgctttagtagctgcgctgctacagcttaaatttggcgtagtgtcttCTAAATATCATTGATGGTTGCATCTGGTAAAATGAAAATGCTCATAACATATGCTAGAATAGATTGAAGCACAA contains:
- the LOC131604778 gene encoding uncharacterized protein LOC131604778, coding for MSWDKLTNTKKEGGLGFRYLKAFNMAMVAKQGWNLISKPHTLVSKNFKARYYPNTSFFDANIGFNPSFVWRSLWKAREVLMLGCRWSIGDGSQIMAMNEPWLRGRREGCLIGPQKQAYEDILQVPLLKEVVKDRLIWKEEQNGVYSVCSGYRLWRSLEDRKVAGRFAVVMNVIWKNKNDLIWHNEKEEASKLGLIAFHNWHDWFMAQRNQERNENLQNVTSWNPPPKGWLKCNVDARFNKQWGTTNGGWCVRDKSGNFVVAGVAWDIGTLSILEAEASAIKEAIESAIALHLENVIFESDARHVVQAIHSNHKGDSEFSLIIMYIRNLLHISSNFEVKFVKRQVNSVAHSLVKVANSWSRCSVTNVNPPCIQSIILNEMR